A stretch of the Streptosporangium sp. NBC_01755 genome encodes the following:
- a CDS encoding precorrin-2 C(20)-methyltransferase, producing the protein MSGDLGCLYGVGLGPGDPELVTVKAARLLGAADVIAYHSARHGRSIARSVALPYLRGDQVEEALIYPVTTETTDHPGGYQGALDDFYADCAVRLAAHLDAGRDVVVLCEGDPLFYGSYMHMHKRLAHRYPTEVVPGVTSVSGAAAVLGRPLVERDETLTVLPGTLPADVLAERLAAADSAAVLKLGRTFEKVRTAFAEAGRLDDAWYVERATTGKQRIEPLADVDPASVPYFSLALLPSPLTPLTAETTGDHRQEASRDPLTARADTTPLLAEAGDGRPEAGEGRRGEVVVVGLGPAGRPWLTPEAQDALASADTLVGYGPYLDRVPPNPRQRRHPTDNRVEAERAAHALELAVAGSRVAVVSSGDPGVFAMASAVLEVASEPRFADVDVRVLPGLTAAQAVASRAGAPLGHDFCVLSLSDLLKPWEVVADRITAAARADLVLAIYNPASRSRTWQVAAMRDLLLEHRSPHTPVVIGRDVGGPRESVRVVELAGLDPAEIDMRCLLIVGSSTTRLTERGGRPVVYTPRRYPS; encoded by the coding sequence TTGAGCGGGGATCTCGGGTGCCTGTACGGGGTCGGTCTGGGGCCGGGAGATCCGGAGCTGGTGACGGTGAAGGCGGCCAGGCTGCTCGGCGCGGCCGACGTGATCGCCTACCACAGCGCCAGGCACGGGCGGAGCATCGCCAGGTCGGTGGCCCTGCCCTACCTGCGGGGAGACCAGGTCGAGGAGGCGCTGATCTACCCGGTGACCACCGAGACCACCGACCACCCCGGCGGATACCAGGGCGCGCTCGACGACTTCTACGCCGACTGCGCCGTGCGGCTGGCCGCGCACCTGGACGCCGGGCGCGACGTGGTGGTGCTCTGCGAGGGCGACCCGCTCTTCTACGGCTCCTACATGCACATGCACAAGCGGCTCGCGCACCGGTACCCGACCGAGGTGGTGCCGGGGGTGACCTCCGTCAGCGGGGCCGCCGCGGTGCTCGGCCGCCCGCTGGTCGAGCGGGACGAGACGCTGACCGTGCTGCCCGGCACGCTCCCGGCGGACGTGCTGGCCGAGCGGCTGGCCGCCGCCGACTCGGCCGCGGTGCTGAAACTCGGCAGGACCTTCGAGAAGGTCCGCACCGCCTTCGCCGAGGCCGGTCGCCTCGACGACGCCTGGTACGTCGAACGGGCCACCACCGGTAAGCAGCGCATCGAGCCGCTGGCGGACGTCGACCCGGCGTCGGTCCCGTACTTCTCCCTCGCCCTGCTGCCCAGCCCGCTCACACCTCTGACGGCGGAGACCACGGGCGACCACCGTCAGGAGGCCTCCCGCGACCCGCTCACAGCCCGGGCCGACACCACCCCGCTCCTGGCGGAGGCCGGGGACGGGCGGCCGGAGGCCGGGGAGGGGCGGCGCGGCGAGGTTGTCGTGGTGGGGCTCGGCCCCGCCGGGCGGCCGTGGCTGACCCCCGAGGCGCAGGACGCCCTCGCCTCGGCCGACACGCTGGTCGGCTACGGGCCCTACCTCGACCGGGTGCCCCCCAACCCGCGCCAGCGCCGCCACCCCACGGACAACCGGGTCGAGGCCGAGCGCGCCGCGCACGCGCTGGAGCTGGCCGTCGCCGGATCACGGGTGGCCGTGGTCTCCTCGGGAGATCCGGGGGTGTTCGCCATGGCCAGCGCGGTGCTCGAGGTCGCGTCCGAGCCGAGGTTCGCCGACGTCGACGTGCGCGTGCTGCCCGGCCTGACCGCCGCGCAGGCGGTGGCGAGCCGGGCGGGGGCTCCGCTCGGCCATGACTTCTGCGTGCTGTCGTTGTCCGACCTGCTCAAGCCGTGGGAGGTCGTCGCGGATCGGATCACCGCCGCCGCCAGGGCCGACCTGGTGCTGGCGATCTACAACCCGGCCTCGCGGAGCCGTACCTGGCAGGTGGCCGCCATGCGCGACCTGCTGCTCGAACACCGGTCGCCGCACACGCCCGTCGTCATCGGACGGGACGTCGGCGGCCCGCGGGAGAGCGTCCGCGTCGTCGAGCTGGCCGGCCTCGACCCCGCCGAGATCGACATGCGCTGCCTGCTGATCGTGGGCTCGTCCACCACCCGGCTCACCGAGCGTGGTGGACGGCCCGTCGTCTACACCCCGCGCCGCTATCCCAGCTGA